The Bacillus thermozeamaize genome contains the following window.
TTGCGTCACCAGACGGGAGATGGTCCGAAACCAGAAGAATTGTTCGGATATGGCCTCGTCTTTGTCCTGACCTTTTTGCTGATTACCAGCAGCTTGACGAGCATTTTTGCCGTCAACGCGATGGAACGCGGGAATGCGCGCGTCACAGCCGGATGGTTAGGTGTTACGATCGCGCTGGGCTTGGGATTTTTGCTGTTGCAGATTTACGAGTTCTATCATTATGTGCATGAAGGCCTTGGTTATACGACCAGCGCCTTTGCCTCCTCCTTTTACACCTTGGTGGGATTCCATGGCTTTCACGTGGCTTTTGGCTTGTGCTGGCTCACAGCGGTGACGGTGCAAGTGGTCCAAAACGGAGTGAATGTCGTGAACGCTCCCAAGATCTTCATTTCGACGCTGTATTGGCACTTTGTGGACGTCGTGTGGATGTTTATCTTCACCGTGGTGTACCTGATGGGGTCGCTGGGTGTTTGAACGG
Protein-coding sequences here:
- a CDS encoding cytochrome B oxidoreductase, with the protein product MNVGDRLHLGLASRTLEGRNKILGFWFFLGGESVLFASLFATFLVLRHQTGDGPKPEELFGYGLVFVLTFLLITSSLTSIFAVNAMERGNARVTAGWLGVTIALGLGFLLLQIYEFYHYVHEGLGYTTSAFASSFYTLVGFHGFHVAFGLCWLTAVTVQVVQNGVNVVNAPKIFISTLYWHFVDVVWMFIFTVVYLMGSLGV